In a genomic window of Gossypium arboreum isolate Shixiya-1 chromosome 7, ASM2569848v2, whole genome shotgun sequence:
- the LOC108481027 gene encoding transcription initiation factor TFIID subunit 10-like yields the protein MNHNPQSSDGKHDDDSALSDFLASLMDYAPTIPDELVEHYLAKSGFQCPDVRLIRLVAVATQKFVAEVASDALQHCKARQAAVVKDKREKQQKDKRLILTMDDLSKSLREYGVNVKHQEYFADSPSTGIDPASREE from the exons ATGAACCACAACCCGCAATCCAGCGATGGGAAGCACGATGATGACTCTGCTCTCTCCGATTTCCTTGCCTCTCTTATGGATTATGCTCCCACT ATACCTGACGAATTGGTGGAACATTACTTAGCCAAGAGTGGATTTCAATGTCCCGATGTTCGATT AATAAGGCTTGTCGCTGTTGCCACTCAGAAGTTCGTTGCGGAAGTTGCAAGTGATGCACTTCA GCATTGCAAGGCAAGGCAAGCTGCAGTTGTCAAAGACAAAAGGGAGAAGCAGCAAAAG GATAAGCGCCTAATCTTGACGATGGACGATCTTTCAAAGTCATTGCGTGAG TATGGGGTGAATGTGAAGCACCAGGAGTATTTTGCTGATAGCCCGTCAACCGGTATCGATCCCGCTTCTAGAGAGGAATAG